TGCTTTGCCTGCTCTGGCGGCTCTTCTCACCCCTTTGTCAAATTGGTGTGAGAGTGGGTGCAGACCAAACTGTGCTGTTCCCTGGCTGAAGGCCTGGAGCCCCTGAGTGCCAAGTATTTCAATGACCACAAGAGGACCTAGGTGTCTCCAAGGGTCTGAAGTAACAAATAGCTGAGTGACTGTGGAACATAAGCTGTGATCTCCTAGGAATCCAGCTGGGGCAGAGCTGATGGAAGAGCCACAGCTTTATCAGACCGGGTCCATATCATAATGAAAGGAGACTAAGGAGAAGGCCCACCCTGAAGGATTGTCCTTCTGGCTGACTACTGTTGCAAAGCCTGTGCTGCTCTGATTCTGCTGACCCTTCTGGAAACCTTTGCACACCCAACTCTCTTGTGAAGCTGGCTCATGGCATGAGATGCTCACATCTGCGGAGCATTCTTCTTGAATACTTGCAAGAGTCCACTGCCCTCGTGGAGCAAGAGGTCTGGGCATATCTCAGGTGggcacagggaaggcagaagagcCTGGGAAATTGAGAGCAATGACCTCACCATTAGCAGAAACTCCAGCCAACATGCTCAGCTGAGGTGACAGGAGGGTTACATATTATCAGGTGCTATATGCCTCAAACTTTTGActgatctcttttctctttgaaataccAGTCACAACTCTGGAGTCTGGGCAACTCAGAAAAATCTTGGCTAACCTTGGCCAATGTTAGTTCCTTCCTCTGAGCATCCTAGAGTCACTATATGAAGTTGTgccttcccattttctttttccagttctttttttaggattaaaaaaaatgccagctttactgagatataattgacatatagcattgtGTAAGTTAGACCCTTCCCATTTTCAATCATGTAGatggtttctttttctaaagAGTTCTCTTTAGCTcaaattttagagaaaataaagactgcacaagaaagaaagaaagaaagaaagaaagaaagaaagaaagaaagaaagaaagaaagaaagaaagaaagaaagaaagaaagaaagaaaggaaggaaggaaggaaggaaggaaggaaggaaggaaggaaggaaggaaagagagagagggagggagggagggaggaaaggaaaggaaaggaaagaaagaagaaagggagggaggaagaagtagagggagatttgaagagatacacagaggagaaggcaatgtgaAGATAGAACAGAGAGAGATAAGAGGATGCTGGCCTTCAAGATTAGAGTAATGCCACCAGGAGCCAAGGAATGATGACAGcaaccagaagctagaagaggcaaAGAATGGATTCTTCTTAGAGCCTATGGATAGAGCACAGCCCTTCTGATACCTTGATTTTGACCAGTAATACTGATTTCAGATTtatggcctccagaactgttagaaaataaatttctgtcgttTTATGTCAACAAGcatgtggtaatttgttacagcagccacaagAAACTAATACAGATTTTTGTACCTAGAAGTTGAATTCTGCTTTcacaaatatctaaaaatatgaAAGTGACTTTGGAAATGGATAATGGACAGAAGCTGAAAGAATGTTGAGAAGCTTGATGGAAAAGCCCTAGACTGAATTGAAAAGACTGTCAgtagaaattaaaacattaacgGTGATTCTGATGAGACCTCAGAAGGAAGTAAGAAGCACGGAAGAGAAAACCTATATCATCTTAGAGGATACACACGTTGTCACAAGCAAAATGTTGGTAGAAATATGAATATTAAAGGTGCTGTTGATATGGGCTCTGAAGGAAATAAGGAACATGTTATTGGAAACTAGAGGAAAGACAATCCTTGTTATATACTGGCAGAAAACTTAGCTGAATTGTTTCCTACAGTAATGTGGACAGCAGAGCTCACAAGCAATGAACTTATATATTTAGCTAATCAGCTTTCCAAGCAAACTGTTGAAGGTATGGTCTGATTTATTCTTGCTGCATATAGTAAAATGTCAAAGGAATAATATAAATTGAGGAAAAGGCTATTAAGCAAAGGGATCCAGGACTTAATTTGGGGAATTCTCAGTCTATTAGGTTGCAAAAGAGATTAAGTAAAGAGATTCACTCTCAGGAAGATGTGCTCTGGAGAGAAAGTCAAGAGTATGGCTCTGTTTGCTGGTACTGAAGAGATTAGATATGTGACTCATGAATCCCTTCAACCATCTCAGCCATGCCCGGAAATAGAGATGAGATAATATAGGAAAGATACGTGGAGGACCCTCTGGTCTAATGGCATGAATCTCTAGACACACTTGGGAGGCCCACACAGCTTTTGAGAATGTTATATCATCAGAAACATTGCCAGATTGAACTGAACAATACAGAGGCAAGACAAAATTGGAGAAGGTTGCCAGACTCCCAAAATACTATAGGCATGAAAAAGGTAAACTCCTGATAAAACTCCTCAATTGCAAACATATGCCGCACTTCAAGAGAAAggaacctgaaactaacacaacattgtagatcaactatacttcaatttaaaaaaagaagagagaaaggaagaatgacTCTGAGGGCAGAGGTGTAGGCCAAAGGGCAGAGCCTCAAGCCACAGAGGATTATTCCCAGGACTTGAAAACCAGTGGAATTTGCCCTGCTAGATTTCAAAATTGCTTAGGACCAGCgactccttcctttcttccattttctcctaTCTATAGTTACTATCCTATGCCTGTCCCACAACTGTATTTTGGGAACAGATAAATTGTTTTCTAGTGTCCAAGTCCAAATTTTGCCGCAAGAGAGATCACACCCAGAGTTCCACCCATACCTAAGATACTTAGTTGATGAGATTTGGTACTCTTAAGCTAATGATATTTAAATGAGGTTTGGGGCTTGAGTTGATTGATACTGCAGTGGATTGAGAAATTTGGGGATTTGGCGATGGAGTGCGTGTATTTTACATGCAGGATGGACGTGAATTTTTGAGGACCAGAGAGCAGACGGAATAACAGCCTTCCAAAAGATAACCACTTCCCAGTTCCTGGAACCTATAAGTATTAccttttaacaacaacaaaagagacTCTGCAGGTGTGATTACATTAAAAATCTTGAGATagggagatcatcctggattatctgggtgggccctaaatgtatcacaagtgtccttatcagagggaagcagaggaggaTTTGACAGACAGAAGAGAATAAGGCAATATgatcacagaggcagagattagaatgatgcagccacaagccagggAATGCTGGCGgccaccagaaactggaagaggtAAGGAAAAGATTCTCTCCTAAAGCCTCTGGAAGGAGTGCAGCCCctccgacaccttgatttcagctcaGAGAAACTAAttcagatttctggcctccagaactgtgataaaTAAAGATCAGGATATTtcacttaaacatttaaaaacatacatacgtacataaatttctgttgttttctgccACAAAGtttttgataatttgttacagcagccacataAAGTTATGAGTGATTATAGAagattatgtaaatatatgttaaatatccTTTGTAGCtttaagattcattcattcattcattcattcaacctgCCAAGAAATATTTGGGGCAAAATCGAAGAGTAATTAGAAGCACAGACCTTGGACTCAATTCAACTTGAGGGtaaattccagctctgctacCCACTGATTGTGTACTGGGGACCTATTGGAGAAGAGGTTGGGGGGAGTAGGAAAGACTTCCTAGAAAAAGTGACTTCTGACTCCGCTGAGGAACACCGCAAGCCCTAATTACATGGCCATTCTTTTTAATACTATCGTTGTAACTATTAGTATGAAGGGGTAAAACATGTTTCTGGTTATTGGATCTTATAGAAAAAGCACGTATCAAAAAAGCACATATCCAAAACTGTGGGGTTTTTTAAGTTAGTAATTCTTAAGTTATTAGAGAGGTCCTACAGGGCCCTAGGAAAGACATCATATCTGAGTAAGTTGGAGACTGATGGGGAGAATTTGAGATGGCTGCTCGCCTCAGCTATACCATTTATTAAAACTAAAGCAAAAAACACACAGCCAGACAGTAAGAAGATGTAGGCTGAATGGAAAGGGAACATCTGAGCATGCGTGCAGACGGGCCTACGGAACCTGGAGTGGCCAATTCTGGTGGAAGGCAAACTTGCGTCAAACGGAAAAATCGAAGTCTCCACCCACTTTGAAGAGGCCCTCCTGCCTGTGGAGCCTGGACTGAGAGACCCACTCACTTGCGTCCCCCCTCCCCACGCGTGCCTATTTTCCTGATCTCTGATTGGCCAGATGAAGTTCACTGCCTGTTCTGATTGGTTTACTGTCCTTGGGCCACGGAACTGTGGGATTTCATCTCATCGTGAAGCGGCCATTCGCCACCGCTCACCGCTGAGGTAGGTTCTCTCTCAGGGACACTCTGGATAGGTTAAGGGAGGAAAGCAGAAAATGGGAGCTTCTGTCAGTAACTTAAGTGGTTGGGTATTTTCTGTACTTCCCAACATCCTCAAGATCGTTAGGACTGAGGGACGACTTTATAAAGCCTTTCGGCAATCTCCGTCAGGCAGTCGTAAAACCAAAAATATCTTCGGTCTGTGAGTCTCCCTAATTGCTCTTCCTGAGGGAAGGAAAACTCCCCTCAGCCCGAGAAACCCCCAAATCAACCCAATACCCCTATATCTCCTTAACCGGATATAATATAGCCTCTGCCTAAGggacttttttatttcttcctgtgagATAAAGAAGCGGCGTTCTTTGCATCAGACCCTCGTCTCCCTCAGAGATTCCCAATGCCGTCAGTTTGGGGAGCACCAGATTGTTCACTGAAACTTCCCACATTCTCAGCCTGAGTGATGGCTAATCCGATAGTATCAGAGATTCCAGCTCTCCTCCCtctaataattttcaaataacctagaaatagcctttttaaaaattgaggtatagttgatttacaatattgtattaatttcaggtgtaccacatcatgatttaatatttttattattatactctatttaaagttattacaaagtaatggctatatttctctatgctgtgcaatatatccttattgcttatttattttatgcatactAGTTTGTGCTACTTAATCGCCTACCCCTAActttcccctccccccttttttctccccactggtaaccattagtttttctctatatatgtacatctgtttcttttttgttatattcatcgctttgtttcattttttagattctacatgtaagtgataacatacgaTACTTATcttcctctgatttttttcactaagcatTAAACAGTCCAGGCCCATCCATGcagcaaatgacaaaatttcattctttttcatgactgagtagtattctgttatttatttatttgtttgtttatttatttatttaactctaGCCAAACCCTAGGGAAACTACTAACAACAGTAACCAACCTCCCTCAGAGACTCAATGTTGCTTTGATCATGCTCACAGAAAACCTGTCATCCCTAACCAATACTTCTCCCAGAGACCTCCAGCCCCCTATTCTCATCTGACTTCCCTCTGTGTCCTTCCTCAGGGACAGACAAGACAAGGACGGAGAAAAGTAGAACTTTAATTCCGGGTGACTAACTGACTGTGGCCTCCCCTCAGCTCTTTCTCCCCCCACAGAACCTTTGACCTTGTGGACAGAGAGATTCAGGTTGTGTTCCTTCGAGATCAGACCAATCCCAGCACCATGAATAGAGGCAGCTCCTTTGTAAAGAACTCCTGTGATGATACCCAGAAATTAGAGAAGAAATCCAAGGTGAGGTGATCTGGAGGGGGCAGAGGAGTGGCCCAGGGGACAGTGTAGGGTGACTAGATGTCTGAAAAGGTGGGGTAAGAGGCACTGGGAAAAAAGGAGCAGGGTGTCAGAGGGAGATCCATAGCTTCCCACTGTCACTCTGTCCTTGCCTAGCATCTCTGGATACGAGATCTGTGTCCTTGCACCGCTCTGGGTGGCTCTCAGTCCATTCTGGAAGGTGAGCAGAGCACATTAAGCACCTACTGCACACCAGGGGAGAGGCCGGGGAATGTTACTCATGTTCTCTCAGTTAGCCATGACATCAACCAGGAGGGTTATTATCTCCAGTTTACAGATCCAATGTGGAGGTCCTGCAGCCAAGGAAGAGTACCTGGCTGAACGTCAGACATGTGTAGCTGATTTGCTGCcgggatttctttttctttttctaggctTTCAAGGATATTTCCAAGTACTTCTCTAAGGAAGAGTGGGCAAATCTGGCATACTCACAGAAAATCACCTACGTGTATATGAAGAGAAACTATGAAACCATGACTGGTCTAGGTAACAAAGTTCTGGGTCCAGACAAGGCTGGAAACAAATGACCATCCCTCTTTACATGCCGTGGCTTCTTCTCAAACTGCAGCAAGTGGCCTACACTTCCCTTTTGTGAGGGAAGAAATCCCAAGGCAGCTTTCAGGAGTTATGCTCTTATAGTGCAGGGCTAAGGACTGGGAGTGACCACAGAGATGCTCAGACCTGGATCCCACGCATTTTCTCTCCCGCTGGCCCTGGTTCAGATCCCCTTCCCAACTGCTGAGCTTTACTGTTAGGGGTGTATCCCAGCATTCCACCCTCCTTTCAGGCTGTCTCTTAAGGAACaaatattttgtatctttctAGGTCTCAAGGCCAGCATGCCAAATTTCATGTGTCCTAGAAGGCCAACCATAAAATTCCGTGAGCATGATTCTGAGGATAAGAACCCTGGGAATCAGAGTAAGTGACAAGGGTCTCCTGAAGCCCACCTACTTTGGGGTGCAGCTGGGGAAATATTCTTAGGAGTTTGTTTCCTCATAAGCATCATGGTTGAATGGGAAAAGTTGGATGCAGAAAGTTAAGTACAATCAGAGGCCATTCATATAAAATCTTAAAACATTGAAAACAAGAATTTTATGGATAGTAAGTACatagtaaatgtatttttttaaaaagcctgagTTAGAATAAAACCCATCAAATTCTGGAATGAAGAAGTaaaaaaggagggagggcagggatcaGTGAGGGCTACACAGATGGCTTTAGCTGTGACTTGTTCATAgtgttttgttatattttggaTAAAGAACTCAGAGTGATCTGAAGTAGCTACGAGGTAATGTTGAAATCCAACTAGACTCAGTGGTAGATGCATACGTTTCCAATATTTTTCTCCAtgattttctgtatgtttgaaacatttctctttttaaaaggaattattgTTCTTATTAAACACCATTAATGAATCATAGGATgattaagaaaaatgtaaagtgTAAATCCACCCAAAACTCCCAGAGTGAATTTCATAGTGCATAGGTATTGGATAAATATCTTGAGAGAAAGTGATCAATGCATTGTAATGGTATGTATGGTTATTTCCCTTTGTTTTACCAAAACCAAATAGCTGTGTCACTCCTAATTGAACCTGACTCTCTTTGTTGAGCGTAGGAGAGTGTTTGAGAAAGCAGTCCTCCACACGTTGAGTTTCCCTACTTGTCAGTGAGCAGAGGCAATGCAGGGTAAAAATACGTGACAGATTCTAGAAATCTTTGTTCATTTCAGCAGTGTATGTACTCACTTAAAAAGGGGGGTGGGATGCGTTCACTTGGTCTTCAGCTCCGACAGCACAGTTGTAAGAAGACAGGGTCAGAATGTTCAAACTGTCTCCAATAGACCTATATGACTCTCCAGCTAAACAGGCCAGATTCCACAAGCTCCCAAAATTACTGCAAGAGGGCTGAAAATCCAGTGCTTGATTATCTACAAAGCTTTTGATATGAAAGGGCAGTCTTTATGCTGGAAACATTCCAGAACCGCTGGACTAAATCATCCATAGTTCATCATACACTTAATAGCTtcattgaggtgtaattgacatactgtaaaattcaccattttaattaTACAGTGATTTTTAGTTAAGGATGCCACACATCTTTACACAGTTCAGATACCCAACCAATCAATTTAATTCTTTGGggacaaaaataagaaatatgtaaTGAAATAGGACGAGACAATGATGGTGTTTAGTTCGCATTTTATAAACCATCCTTTTTTTAGAAGGAAAACTGTGAATTGATGCCACACATAAATGCATAAACTGTTATTAAAGATAGTCCAGAGGCCAGTCTCCAAATAACTCCTTGACAGCGAGTGGATTCAAAGCCCTCTGCTGCAGAATACCTTGATACTACAAGAGTCTCTCTGCAGTTTGGGAATATTTACCAACAAAGAAAAATTCTAATTTGTCACCTCCTTTCAGAAGAGTTTCCTCAGGAGGTTTTCAACATGCAAGAGAGAAAACAACTGAAGGTGAGTACCTCCCAAGTAGAAAGGACCGGAGACCATTTCTCTCTCCGTGGATGTGAATATTAGTAAAAGtgggaaaacactgaaaatgacCTGGTCCTCACTGCCTCCCTGTCCTGATCACTTTATCACAATGCCTGATGTAGTAGCAATAGCTTAGTAGTAATCAACAACAATTATGATAGCTGataattcttttgttttcataGTGATGCCAGATATTATTTTAGGCAATTCACATGGATTAATTTTGTCCTTAAGGAAAAACCTCTAGGATGTTGCT
This Camelus bactrianus isolate YW-2024 breed Bactrian camel chromosome X, ASM4877302v1, whole genome shotgun sequence DNA region includes the following protein-coding sequences:
- the LOC105079432 gene encoding putative protein SSX6 isoform X1, with the protein product MNRGSSFVKNSCDDTQKLEKKSKAFKDISKYFSKEEWANLAYSQKITYVYMKRNYETMTGLGLKASMPNFMCPRRPTIKFREHDSEDKNPGNQKEFPQEVFNMQERKQLKVIPEKREKETSGSEQAPKQLCPLQKEVSSDQQIKEIPGPKIERVKVWANRLRERKHRVIYEEISDPEEDD
- the LOC105079432 gene encoding putative protein SSX6 isoform X2 gives rise to the protein MNRGSSFVKNSCDDTQKLEKKSKAFKDISKYFSKEEWANLAYSQKITYVYMKRNYETMTGLGLKASMPNFMCPRRPTIKFREHDSEDKNPGNQKFPQEVFNMQERKQLKVIPEKREKETSGSEQAPKQLCPLQKEVSSDQQIKEIPGPKIERVKVWANRLRERKHRVIYEEISDPEEDD